Proteins from one Mercurialis annua linkage group LG7, ddMerAnnu1.2, whole genome shotgun sequence genomic window:
- the LOC126656469 gene encoding LOB domain-containing protein 29-like, translating to MTGSGSPCGACKFLRRKCVRGCVFAPYFCHEQGATHFAAIHKVFGASNVSKLLAHLPVNDRCEAAVTISYEAQARVQDPIYGCVSHIFALQQQVMNLQAQLASLKEQATQSLLNGSATIANPNLDKYYGKPSSSSSLPQDLQNWFQYSENNNSNMIPGQFNPNNNGSYGENGFLDPYSSMGNHYGGNSSRTTSFDSFEEASQSINSSFDMQIDNKQWSHHHQDSDDLRSVAFGYMQQS from the exons ATGACTGGTTCTGGTTCTCCTTGTGGTGCTTGCAAATTCTTGCGAAGAAAATGTGTTAGAGGCTGTGTTTTTGCACCTTATTTTTGTCATGAACAAGGTGCTACACATTTTGCAGCAATTCATAAGGTTTTTGGTGCAAGTAATGTATCAAAATTGCTTGCTCATCTTCCCGTTAATGATCGATGCGAAGCGGCTGTTACGATTTCTTATGAAGCTCAAGCTAGGGTTCAAGATCCCATTTATGGCTGTGTTTCTCATATTTTTGCTCTTCAACAACAG GTTATGAATCTACAAGCACAACTTGCTTCTCTTAAAGAACAAGCAACTCAAAGTTTGCTTAATGGCTCTGCTACAATTGCAAACCCTAATCTTGATAAGTACTATGGAAAaccttcttcatcttcttctcttcCACAAGATCTTCAAAACTGGTTTCAGTACTCAGAGAATAATAATTCAAACATGATCCCCGGCCAGTTCAATCCAAATAACAATGGATCCTATGGTGAAAATGGGTTCTTGGATCCATATTCATCAATGGGGAATCATTATGGAGGAAATTCTTCAAGAACAACTTCTTTTGATAGCTTTGAAGAAGCTTCTCAATCCATTAATTCATCTTTTGACATGCAAATTGACAACAAGCAGTGGAGTCATCATCATCAAGATTCCGATGATCTCCGGTCCGTCGCCTTTGGCTATATGCAGCAATCATGA
- the LOC126655674 gene encoding potassium transporter 6-like, translating to MDLEPGFYQNQVKKESWKTVLTLAYQSLGVVYGDLSISPLYVYKSTFAEDIQHSETNEEIFGVLSFVFWTLTLVPLLKYVFIVLRADDNGEGGTFALYSLLCRHARVNSLPNCQLADEDLYEYKKDGLGLNSVPNTCFGGRLKSTLEKHRVLQRFLLVLALIGTCMVIGDGVLTPAISVFSAVSGLELSMQKEHHKYVEVPVACIILIALFALQHYGTHRVGFLFAPVVLTWLLCISTIGLYNILHWNPHVYQALSPYYMYKFLRKTQRGGWMSLGGILLCITGSEAMFADLGHFSQLSIKIAFTSLVYPSLVLAYMGQAAYLSQHHFEARDYRIGFYVSVPDKLRWPVLVIAILAAVVGSQAIITGTFSIIKQCSSLGCFPKVKIVHTSSKIHGQIYIPEINWTLMLLCLAVTVGFRDTRRMGNASGLAVITVMLVTTCLMSLVIVLCWHKNVFLAICFVFFFGAIEALYFTASLVKFLEGAWVPIALAFTFLIIMCVWHYGTLKKYEFDVQNKVSINWLLSLGPSLGIVRVRGIGLIHTELVSGIPAIFSHFVTNLPAFHQVLVFLCIKSVPVPHVRPEERFLIGRIGPREYRLYRCIVRYGYRDVHKDDMEFEKDLVCSIAEFIRSGSSEANGGASDDTTKEDDKMSVVGTCSTHTDRIQISDDEVGNGELASTSESREIKSPRVTNTRKRVRFIIPESPKIDQGAREELQELMEAREAGVAYILGHSYMRAKQGSGMIKKLVINYGYEFLRRNSRAPAYELSVPHASTLEVGMVYHV from the exons ATGGATCTGGAACCTGGGTTTTATCAAAACCAAGTAAAG AAGGAATCATGGAAAACAGTGTTAACTTTGGCATACCAAAGCTTAGGAGTTGTGTATGGAGATTTAAGCATTTCACCATTGTATGTGTACAAGAGCACGTTTGCTGAAGATATTCAGCACTCAGAGACAAATGAAGAGATTTTTGGGGTTCTGTCTTTTGTGTTTTGGACACTTACTTTAGTGCCTTTGTTGAAATATGTGTTTATAGTGTTGAGAGCTGATGATAATGGGGAAGGAGGGACTTTTGCTTTGTATTCTTTGTTGTGTCGACATGCCCGAGTCAACTCGCTGCCTAATTGCCAGTTAGCAGATGAGGATTTGTATGAGTATAAGAAAGATGGTCTTGGTTTGAATTCGGTGCCGAATACTTGTTTTGGTGGGAGATTGAAATCTACTTTGGAGAAACATAGAGTGTTGCAGAGGTTTTTGCTTGTCTTGGCTTTGATTGGGACTTGTATGGTGATTGGTGATGGTGTCTTAACCCCTGCTATCTCTG TATTTTCTGCAGTTTCTGGCCTTGAACTTTCAATGCAAAAAGAGCATCATAAGT ATGTAGAAGTTCCAGTTGCATGCATCATACTGATAGCCTTGTTTGCCCTTCAACATTATGGCACCCACAGGGTTGGTTTCTTGTTTGCGCCGGTGGTTCTGACATGGCTTTTGTGCATCAGCACCATTGGATTATATAACATTTTGCACTGGAATCCTCATGTTTATCAAGCCTTATCACCGTATTATATGTATAAGTTTTTGAGGAAAACTCAAAGAGGAGGCTGGATGTCCTTAGGCGGGATTCTATTGTGCATAACAG GCTCAGAAGCTATGTTTGCTGATCTAGGACATTTTTCTCAATTGTCAATAAAG ATTGCTTTCACCTCATTGGTTTATCCATCCTTGGTTCTTGCATATATGGGGCAAGCTGCCTATCTATCTCAACATCATTTTGAAGCTCGTGACTACCGAATTGGATTTTATGTCTCGGTACCAG ATAAATTAAGATGGCCGGTTCTTGTTATAGCCATACTTGCTGCAGTGGTCGGAAGCCAGGCTATCATCACCGGAACTTTTTCAATCATCAAACAATGCTCTTCTTTAGGTTGCTTCCCTAAAGTTAAAATTGTCCACACATCATCCAAAATCCATGGCCAAATCTACATCCCTGAGATTAACTGGACTTTGATGCTGTTGTGTTTGGCGGTAACTGTTGGTTTCCGTGATACAAGACGCATGGGCAATGCCTCAG GTTTGGCGGTTATAACTGTTATGCTGGTTACCACTTGCCTAATGTCTTTGGTCATCGTCTTATGTTGGCACAAGAATGTCTTCCTAGCGATATGCTTCGTTTTCTTTTTTGGCGCAATTGAAGCTCTGTACTTCACTGCTTCCCTGGTAAAGTTCCTAGAAGGGGCGTGGGTCCCAATTGCCCTTGCATTCACATTCTTGATCATAATGTGTGTCTGGCACTACGGAACGCTTAAAAAGTACGAATTTGATGTCCAAAACAAGGTCTCTATTAACTGGTTATTAAGCTTGGGTCCCAGCCTTGGTATTGTGCGAGTCCGGGGAATTGGCCTCATTCACACTGAGCTCGTCTCCGGAATCCCAGCAATTTTCTCTCACTTCGTCACCAACCTTCCAGCGTTCCACCAAGTCCTAGTCTTCCTCTGCATTAAATCTGTTCCGGTTCCACATGTTAGACCGGAGGAACGGTTTCTAATAGGTCGTATTGGTCCTAGAGAATATAGGCTGTATAGATGCATTGTAAGGTATGGATATCGCGATGTTCACAAGGATGATATGGAGTTTGAGAAAGATCTCGTATGTAGCATTGCAGAGTTTATCCGCTCTGGGAGTTCAGAGGCCAATGGTGGTGCAAGCGATGATACGACAAAGGAAGATGATAAAATGTCAGTAGTTGGGACATGTTCGACTCATACCGACAGGATCCAAATAAGTGACGATGAAGTTGGTAACGGGGAGTTGGCGAGCACTTCCGAGTCGAGAGAAATAAAATCACCACGAGTGACCAACACACGGAAACGTGTAAGATTTATCATCCCTGAAAGCCCTAAAATCGACCAAGGTGCAAGGGAAGAGTTGCAAGAACTCATGGAAGCAAGGGAAGCCGGAGTTGCTTACATTCTCGGGCACTCATATATGCGAGCAAAGCAAGGATCGGGTATGATAAAGAAGCTTGTAATTAATTACGGATACGAGTTCCTAAGGAGGAACAGCAGGGCGCCGGCATATGAACTAAGCGTGCCTCATGCATCTACTCTAGAGGTAGGAATGGTTTACCATGTTTGA
- the LOC126657192 gene encoding uncharacterized protein LOC126657192 — MRKMQKKHTSVNQEIWEVWNAFWDTEKEKKKSETARANRMSEPAGPGSGPVRHTGGSRSAIKHMDVMAKELGRKPTATELYSRLHKTKAEKKPVDKRAQDMTDAIDERLAAATQSPTGEGSTSSPVDETQIFMDIEGVNKKHRVYGLGSATSRYVGPSIRPQRGSSSRTSQQANEEVERRVQAGVQEGLRQVEQRLAAQQASMAQMIRDEIARMMPDLPPEYQPQFLPPPPDGGDTRDL; from the exons ATGAGGAAAATGCAAAAGAAGCATACATCTGTGAATCAGGAGATCTGGGAAGTCTGGAATGCATTTTGGGACACAGAGAAGGAGAAAAAGAAGTCAGAGACAGCCCGGGCAAACCGGATGAGTGAGCCTGCGGGCCCCGGTTCTGGTCCTGTCCGCCATACCGGGGGATCTCGCTCCGCTATCAAGCATATGGATGTGATG GCTAAGGAGCTCGGCCGGAAGCCGACTGCAACAGAGCTGTACAGTCGCCTTCATAAAACGAAGGCTGAGAAGAAACCGGTCGACAAGAGGGCTCAGGATATGACT GACGCCATCGATGAGAGGCTTGCTGCTGCGACACAGTCGCCGACCGGAGAGGGGAGCACCTCGAGTCCTGTGGATGAGACGCAGATATTTATGGAtatcgagggcgtcaacaagaagcaCCGGGTGTACGGCCTGGGTTCGGCTACCAGCAGGTATGTAGGCCCGAGTATCAGACCGCAGAGAGGCAGCTCTTCACGGACATCACAGCAGGCGAATgaggaggtcgagcgccgtGTGCAGGCTGGCGTCCAGGAGGGCCTGCGGCAGGTTGAGCAGCGGTTGGCGGCACAGCAGGCGAGCATGGCACAGATGATACGTGATGAGATTGCAAGGATGATGCCGGATCTCCCACCAGAGTATCAGCCACAGTTTCTTCCTCCCCCGCCAGACGGTGGCGACACTAGAGATTTGTAG